The Motilibacter peucedani DNA window AAGAACCTCGCCATCTCGCGCCCGCTCGCCACTGCCAAGGCGGTGCAGCGCTTCTCGCGCGCCTCGACCCGGCTCACCAGCGTGCTCGTGCGCCTGCTCAACGGCACTGCCAACGCGCTGCTGCACCGCGTCGGCGTCGAGGCGCAGGAGGAGCTGGCCTCGGCGCGCTCGGCGCAGGAGCTCGTGTCCCTCGTGCGCCGCTCGGCCGAGCAGGGCACCCTCGAGCCCGGCACCGCCGACCTGCTCCAGCAGAGCCTGGTGTTCGGCGAGCGCATGGCGCGCGACGTCATGACCGCCCGCGTGCAGGTCCACACGGTGACGACGGGTGCCACGGCGGCCGACGTCGTGACGCTCACCCAGGCCACCGGGCACTCCCGCTTCCCGGTCGTCGCAGGCGTCGCCGACGACGTCGTCGGCATGGTGCACCTGCGCCAGGCGCTCCAGGTGCCCTACGACTCGCGGCCCCGTGTCCGCGTCCGCGACCTGATGGTCGCCCCGGTGCTCGTGCCCGAGACCCTCGAGCTCGACCCCCTGCTCGACCAGCTGCGGGCCGGCGGCATGCAGGCGGCCGTCGTCATCGACGAGTTCGGCGGGGTCGCCGGGCTCGTCACGCTCGAGGACCTCATCGAGGAGCTGGTCGGCGACGTCGTCGACGAGCACGACGAGGACGACGCCCAGGCCCGCCGGCTCCCCGACGGCTCCTGGTCGCTGTCGGGGCTGCTGCGCCCCGACGAGGCCTCCCGCCACGTCGGCGTCGAGCTCCCCGAGGACGACGACTACGAGACGCTCGGCGGACTGATCACCGTGCAGCTCGGCCGGGTGCCGCAGCTCGGCGACGAGGCCACCCTCGTGCTGCCGGGCGGACCCGAGGAGCCGGAGACCCGCGTCGCCCTGCGCGTCACCGCCATGGACCTGCGGCGCGTCGACCGCATCTCGCTCCAGGTGCTGAGCGCCCCGCCGGCGGAGGAGCCGTGAGCCCGGTCGTCGCCGTCGTCCTCTCGGCGCTGCTCCTGCTCGGCAACGCGTTCTTCGTCGGCGCCGAGTTCGCCCTCGTCTCGGCCCGCCGCTCGTCGGTCGAGCCGCTCGCGCAGGCCGGCTCCGCCCGGGCCCGCCGCACCCTCGAGGCGATGGAGGACATCTCCCGCATGCTGGCGGGCGCCCAGCTCGGGGTGACCGCCTGCTCGCTCGGCCTCGGTGCGCTGGCCGAGCCCGCGGTCGCCTCCCTGCTCGAGGGGCCCTTCGAGGCGGTGCACCTGCCGCACGGCGCCGTCCACCCGGTCGGCTTCGTGATCGCGCTGACGCTGGTCGCCTTCGTGCACATCGTGCTCGGCGAGATGGTGCCCAAGAACCTCAGCATGGCCGGGCCCGACCGGGCCGCGCTCGTGCTCGGCCCGGCGCTGCTGCTGCTCGTGCGCGCGACCCGGCCGCTCATCACCTCGCTCAACGCGCTGGCCAACGGCACCCTGCGGCTGGTCGGCATCGAGCCGAAGAACGAGGTGACCAGCGCCTTCACCCGCGACGAGGTGGCCGGGCTGGTCGAGGAGTCGCGCCGAGAGGGCCTGCTCGACATCGACGAGGAGCGCCTGGTCATGGGGGCGCTCACCTTCGAGGAGCGCACCGTCCGCTCGGTGCTGCTGCCCCTCGACCGACTGGTCATGGTCGAGCTCGGCGCCACCCGCGGCCAGGTCGAGCAGGCGGCGGCGCGCACGGGCTTCTCCCGCTTCCCCGTGCGCTCCGGCACCGAGCTGGTGGGCTACGTGCACATCAAGGACACCCTCGTCGACCTGCCCGCCGAGCGCGAGCGGCCGCTGGCGCGGGAGTCCGTGCGCCCGATGCCCGCGGTCGTGGTCACCGACCCGCTGCGCACGGTGCTGGTCGCCATGCAGCGCACCGCCGCCCACCTCGCCCGGGTCCACGACACCGACGGCGCCCTGCTCGGCGTCGCGGCGCTCGAGGACGTCATCGAGGAGTTCGTCGGCGAGATCCGTGACGAGGGCCGCGCCGAGGTGCGCCCCGGCGCACGCCCGGAGCGGCGCACGGACGGTCGCGCCGACCGCCGGCCCGCGCGCTAGGGTGCGCGGGTGCGCCGGTCCACGTCGCCCGCCCTGCTGGGTGCGGGCCTGCTGCTCGCGCTGAGCGCGTGCGGCCCGTCCGACGCCCAGCCGGTCTCCCTGCCGAGCCCGCCCGTCAGTGCCGGCGCTCCCGCCTCCGCCGGCGCGCCACCGCCCAGCACCGCCTCGGCGACGCCGACCGCGCGGGCCACCGCCCCCTCGGCGAGCGCGGCGGCCACCAAGCTCCTCGCCCAGGTCCGGACGCTGCACGAGTCTCGCGGCGCCTACCGCGTCAACGGCACCACGACCTTCCGCGGTCGCCCGATCGTCCTCGACGTGACCGTCATCGCGGACGCCGCGCGCGGCAGCATCACGTTCGCCGGGCGCAAGCTCAAGGTCATCCGCATCGGCGGCACCGTCTACGCCAAGGGCGACCCCGAGTCCTTCGTCGACCTGCTCCGGGTGCCGGCGGCCAAGGCCGAGACGGTGCCCGACGACAAGTGGCTCGCCATCCCGGTCGCCGGCTCCACCGAGCCGCTGGTCGCGGTGCTCGACGTCGAGCGGGTGCTGCTCGCGAAGTCGCCGCGCCTGGGCGCCTCGGGGTTCTTCTACGCCGGGCAGACGGCCCGTCAGCTCGTGCCGGGCGGCATCCCCGGCGTCTCGCTGGTGCTGCCGCGCACGGGCAAGCCCACCGTCATCGGCATGACGCTGCAGGTCGACGGTGCGCCCGTCTCGGTGCTGCCCTGGCCGTCGAAGAACCTCGGCGTGAAGCTGCCGAAGAAGGACCGGATCGTCCGGCTCTGAGCCGCCGTGGTCGCGAGCGTCAGCCCGCGACCCAGCGCGCCGGGTTGCTGCGTACGCGGTCGACGACCGAGCGCGCCGCGCCCAGGACCGCAGCCTCGGCACCCACGCGGGCCGGCACCACCGTCGGCCGCGACCACGGCGCGGCCAGCACGCGCTCGGCGATCTCCCGCTCGAGCGCCGGCGCGATCCACGGCGCGAGGTCGCGGTAGATGCCGGCGAGCTTGACCAGGTCGATGTCGAGCAGGTTCAGCGCGCCCGAGACCGCTACGCCGAGCGCCCAGCCCGCGCGCTCGAGCGCCGCGAGCGTGGCGCCGTCGCCCTCCTCTGCCAGCGCGAGCAGGTGGGAGGCGGTCGGCGTGCCGCCCAGCGACGTACCCGGGCTCATCGGCACCCCCGCCGCCCGGCGGATGGCGTCGTGGCCGGCGAACTGCTCGAGGCAGCCACGGGCACCGCACTTGCACTGCGGGCCGTCGGGCACGACCGCGACGTGGCCGAGCTCGCCGCTCCAGCCGTGCCGACCGCGGAAGAGCCGGCCGTCGAGGACGATGCCGCCGCCGACGCCGATCTCGCCCGAGATGAGCAGGGCGTCGACGTGGCCGGACTCCGACATCTCGGCAAGGGCC harbors:
- a CDS encoding hemolysin family protein, whose protein sequence is MLTALLLLLLALALVAACGLYVAAEFSLLTVDRTSVERAAEQGDRGAAGVLHALTTLSTQLSGAQVGITVTNLLIGYLAEPSIARLVRGPLTDAGASDGAADTVGVVLAILLVTVLTMVFGELVPKNLAISRPLATAKAVQRFSRASTRLTSVLVRLLNGTANALLHRVGVEAQEELASARSAQELVSLVRRSAEQGTLEPGTADLLQQSLVFGERMARDVMTARVQVHTVTTGATAADVVTLTQATGHSRFPVVAGVADDVVGMVHLRQALQVPYDSRPRVRVRDLMVAPVLVPETLELDPLLDQLRAGGMQAAVVIDEFGGVAGLVTLEDLIEELVGDVVDEHDEDDAQARRLPDGSWSLSGLLRPDEASRHVGVELPEDDDYETLGGLITVQLGRVPQLGDEATLVLPGGPEEPETRVALRVTAMDLRRVDRISLQVLSAPPAEEP
- a CDS encoding hemolysin family protein is translated as MSPVVAVVLSALLLLGNAFFVGAEFALVSARRSSVEPLAQAGSARARRTLEAMEDISRMLAGAQLGVTACSLGLGALAEPAVASLLEGPFEAVHLPHGAVHPVGFVIALTLVAFVHIVLGEMVPKNLSMAGPDRAALVLGPALLLLVRATRPLITSLNALANGTLRLVGIEPKNEVTSAFTRDEVAGLVEESRREGLLDIDEERLVMGALTFEERTVRSVLLPLDRLVMVELGATRGQVEQAAARTGFSRFPVRSGTELVGYVHIKDTLVDLPAERERPLARESVRPMPAVVVTDPLRTVLVAMQRTAAHLARVHDTDGALLGVAALEDVIEEFVGEIRDEGRAEVRPGARPERRTDGRADRRPAR